In the Grimontia kaedaensis genome, one interval contains:
- a CDS encoding sensor domain-containing diguanylate cyclase, producing the protein MWQRRINHFLSLVFSVLFITFSISGFASAETTIDLSQWESGGSTVDKFRFIDDPSYELTIDDVVPITDWQRPEKGEVNRGFSTLPTWITFQLSNPEPVSKKIIVEYVEPSVDTINFYFRLKGSDGTFTHQRFVYTQPTDSRPVSFYRPAFSVEVPPESEVEVYYRLFQGSEFPMHKFDSMRIWEESDFYHSTHVELSLLVILLCVEIAMGLSTLLAYFATKDRLYLYYTAFAFSAASLFAAFSGVWSYLIASQHYELWMVVLQINICQLSAILFVRHFLNVPEHLPRVDKIMLAVVAVVAVGVVLNLFGKPYLSRIIIDFTAIGAFFLIPLGIYAHKKKVPHALLFSGSWVFFAIGMALASARLRGYIADSAFAEWLIYFGGLIEVILLTTVMILRFKHMQREKQRIEAEHWQHLENAAHVLEERVKEQTKQLYEAKALAEKEARTDLLTGLPNRRSFFEGAQQFIERAKRNTSPNLRLLMIDIDHFKKVNDTYSHACGDAVLRHVGKVLNQSLRKTDLLSRLGGEEFAVIMENTPGEAAQRMTERLLSAVEDSDIEFEGQFVRVTISVGMATWHPTQNLDQLLQNADHALYQAKREGRNRIVYAPRKNEVPLL; encoded by the coding sequence ATGTGGCAACGTCGGATTAATCACTTTTTATCACTGGTTTTTTCCGTCCTGTTTATCACTTTCAGTATCTCTGGTTTTGCTTCTGCAGAAACGACCATTGATTTGTCACAGTGGGAAAGCGGAGGGTCGACGGTTGATAAATTCCGTTTTATCGATGATCCCTCGTATGAGTTAACCATTGATGATGTTGTGCCCATCACAGACTGGCAGCGCCCCGAAAAAGGCGAAGTTAACCGAGGATTTTCGACGCTTCCAACTTGGATAACATTTCAGTTATCTAATCCTGAGCCCGTCAGTAAAAAGATCATTGTGGAGTATGTGGAGCCGTCCGTAGATACCATCAATTTCTACTTCCGCTTGAAGGGTAGTGACGGCACATTCACGCATCAACGCTTTGTTTACACTCAGCCCACAGACTCGCGGCCAGTGTCTTTTTACAGGCCTGCATTCTCTGTCGAAGTCCCGCCTGAATCAGAGGTTGAGGTTTACTACCGCCTCTTTCAGGGAAGTGAATTCCCTATGCACAAGTTTGACTCGATGCGTATCTGGGAAGAGTCTGATTTTTACCACTCTACACATGTAGAGTTGTCTCTATTGGTGATTTTGTTATGTGTTGAAATTGCTATGGGTCTGTCTACCCTGCTCGCCTATTTCGCCACAAAGGACCGTCTTTATCTTTATTACACCGCTTTTGCATTTTCAGCAGCGTCGCTTTTTGCCGCATTCAGTGGAGTATGGAGCTATTTAATCGCATCACAGCACTATGAGTTATGGATGGTGGTGCTTCAGATAAATATTTGCCAACTCTCCGCCATTCTTTTTGTCCGTCACTTTTTGAATGTGCCGGAGCACTTACCACGTGTTGATAAAATCATGCTGGCAGTGGTGGCAGTGGTGGCGGTCGGCGTGGTGCTTAACCTCTTTGGTAAGCCTTACCTTTCCCGAATCATCATTGATTTTACGGCGATTGGAGCTTTCTTCCTGATCCCACTTGGCATCTATGCGCACAAGAAGAAAGTGCCACACGCACTTCTGTTTTCAGGAAGTTGGGTCTTCTTTGCCATTGGTATGGCACTCGCCTCGGCAAGGCTCAGAGGATACATCGCAGATAGCGCTTTCGCTGAGTGGCTGATTTATTTTGGTGGTCTGATTGAAGTCATCCTGCTGACCACGGTCATGATCCTTCGATTCAAGCACATGCAACGAGAAAAGCAGCGCATTGAAGCAGAGCACTGGCAACATCTGGAAAATGCTGCGCACGTGCTGGAAGAAAGGGTTAAAGAGCAAACCAAGCAGCTATATGAAGCCAAAGCGCTTGCCGAAAAAGAAGCCCGCACCGATTTGCTGACAGGGCTACCGAATAGACGTTCTTTCTTTGAAGGCGCACAGCAATTCATTGAGCGGGCCAAACGAAACACCTCGCCAAATTTGCGCCTGCTAATGATCGATATTGATCACTTCAAAAAGGTGAATGACACATACAGTCATGCCTGTGGAGACGCCGTTCTTCGACATGTCGGCAAGGTGTTAAACCAATCACTGCGAAAAACCGATCTCCTCTCGCGTCTCGGAGGAGAAGAGTTTGCTGTGATCATGGAAAACACACCGGGAGAGGCCGCTCAGAGAATGACAGAACGCTTGCTTTCAGCCGTAGAAGATTCGGATATCGAGTTCGAAGGCCAATTTGTTCGCGTCACCATTTCTGTCGGTATGGCCACTTGGCATCCCACTCAAAATCTCGACCAATTGCTGCAAAATGCTGACCATGCGTTATACCAAGCCAAACGAGAAGGCCGTAATCGCATAGTCTACGCACCTAGGAAAAACGAAGTGCCACTGCTGTAA
- a CDS encoding alpha/beta fold hydrolase translates to MSFQPRFNTNIVKPVTITMALLSAACSSDSLTSETAPAPDNFTMIHSAWLGGFQWQGVQEQVSKQQSATFNTPDMPGHGADKTKPADITFEDYVKTVTDILDKQDNKTILVGHSFGGMIASQVAEARPDKVSALVYLCAFMLPDGVSFMDATQGVQGSAVLDNLFFNEDNTAVGIKESEIHHAFAHDLPAEAVEGAKASMVMEPTAPLTYKLSLTEENYGSIPRYYVKCSEDNAIPPAVQDAMIQGQPVKGTFTLDSSHAVIFSDPKGVADALVEIANAERSE, encoded by the coding sequence ATGAGTTTTCAACCACGTTTCAACACCAACATCGTAAAACCCGTCACCATTACAATGGCCTTGTTATCTGCCGCATGTTCTTCTGACTCTTTGACTTCAGAAACCGCGCCTGCACCGGACAATTTCACTATGATTCATTCGGCTTGGCTTGGGGGCTTCCAATGGCAAGGTGTTCAAGAGCAAGTCTCAAAACAACAATCCGCCACCTTCAATACTCCAGACATGCCAGGGCATGGAGCAGATAAAACTAAACCAGCAGACATTACTTTCGAGGACTATGTCAAAACAGTAACGGATATCTTGGATAAACAAGATAATAAGACCATTTTGGTTGGCCACAGTTTCGGAGGGATGATTGCCAGCCAAGTCGCCGAAGCGCGCCCTGATAAAGTCAGTGCTTTGGTTTACCTATGCGCGTTCATGCTGCCTGATGGGGTCTCTTTTATGGATGCCACGCAAGGCGTTCAGGGCTCTGCCGTGCTGGATAACCTTTTCTTTAACGAAGATAACACAGCCGTTGGTATCAAAGAGTCCGAAATCCATCATGCCTTTGCCCATGATTTACCTGCAGAGGCCGTTGAAGGTGCAAAAGCGTCTATGGTGATGGAGCCAACAGCACCGCTTACTTACAAGCTGTCACTGACAGAGGAAAACTATGGCAGCATTCCCCGCTATTACGTGAAATGCTCTGAAGACAATGCTATTCCACCAGCCGTTCAGGACGCGATGATTCAAGGGCAACCCGTTAAAGGTACTTTCACCCTTGATTCAAGTCATGCTGTGATTTTCTCTGATCCAAAAGGTGTGGCTGATGCATTAGTTGAAATCGCGAATGCCGAGCGAAGCGAATAA
- a CDS encoding glycoside hydrolase family 30 protein, with amino-acid sequence MEVRAVAAALVALSSAMLLSCTSDKDREQALSNNKNFGLTSTSEILLTSEAGDKMSAMPNQSFTTERVNGTQVVIQPDITKQTITGIGTSFTESAAFVLAHLPPEKRIEVMNNLYGESGANFSLTRTPIGSTDFSVEGKLGYAEVEGDAALEHFTIAPDSDGFSKAKYPGIQDESFDVLPMIKEAKSIKAKQGDGTLNIIASAWTAPPWMKDINTWFIKGSEENDWEGTGGSLKPEYESTYANYLVKYLEHYKEAGVDIWGLTPVNEPHGNSGNWESMHFTAESQNTFIKEFLGPALKESAFSDTRLLIYDQNRDHLEHWTDVILGDPDTAPYVYGSAVHWYSSTVDVYEKVLEKVHNKFPDFAIIHTEGTIDDLGKPAPKGILDPVKFQESGWFDNDEFWWNENATDWAYTATWAPNPENHPIYTPVHRYARDIIVSLNHWMNGWVDWNAVLDAKGGPNHAGNFCGAPIMIDTETGYVYYTPIYDVLAQFSRTIRPGDKAVKTDTLLGGLEQDDLHASATLNESGLLSVQLLNTTKKPIQFDLVIGAQSALITLPANALQTVRVQL; translated from the coding sequence ATGGAAGTGAGAGCAGTCGCTGCAGCGCTTGTTGCGTTGTCTTCGGCAATGCTGCTTTCCTGCACTTCTGATAAAGACAGGGAGCAAGCATTGAGTAATAACAAGAATTTTGGCTTAACCTCGACAAGTGAAATCCTGCTGACCAGCGAAGCGGGCGACAAAATGTCGGCGATGCCAAACCAGTCCTTCACCACTGAACGCGTAAACGGCACACAAGTCGTCATCCAACCGGATATTACCAAACAAACCATTACAGGGATCGGTACGTCTTTCACCGAATCTGCTGCGTTTGTATTGGCTCACCTTCCGCCAGAAAAGCGCATTGAGGTTATGAATAATCTCTATGGCGAGTCAGGCGCAAACTTCTCGCTGACCCGCACGCCGATTGGCTCGACTGACTTTTCTGTGGAAGGAAAGCTCGGCTATGCCGAAGTCGAAGGTGATGCAGCGCTTGAGCATTTTACTATCGCACCAGACAGCGATGGCTTTTCGAAAGCCAAGTACCCGGGCATTCAGGATGAATCGTTCGACGTGCTGCCGATGATCAAAGAAGCAAAGTCGATCAAAGCAAAACAAGGCGACGGCACCCTTAACATCATCGCTTCTGCCTGGACTGCGCCGCCTTGGATGAAGGACATCAATACCTGGTTTATCAAAGGCTCAGAAGAGAACGATTGGGAAGGCACAGGCGGATCGCTCAAACCGGAATATGAATCCACTTATGCGAATTATCTGGTGAAATACCTTGAGCATTACAAGGAGGCCGGTGTTGATATCTGGGGCTTAACACCAGTTAATGAACCGCACGGCAACAGCGGCAACTGGGAGAGCATGCACTTTACTGCGGAGAGCCAGAATACCTTCATCAAAGAGTTTCTTGGTCCGGCTTTAAAAGAAAGCGCTTTCAGCGATACTCGATTGCTGATCTATGATCAAAACCGTGATCATCTGGAACATTGGACGGATGTGATCCTGGGCGATCCCGACACCGCGCCGTATGTTTATGGCTCAGCCGTTCACTGGTATTCCAGCACGGTCGATGTGTACGAAAAAGTGCTGGAGAAGGTACACAACAAGTTCCCGGATTTCGCCATCATCCATACCGAAGGCACAATTGACGATCTCGGCAAGCCTGCGCCGAAAGGCATTTTGGATCCGGTGAAATTTCAGGAGTCCGGCTGGTTTGATAACGACGAGTTCTGGTGGAATGAAAACGCGACCGATTGGGCATACACCGCCACCTGGGCGCCAAATCCAGAAAACCACCCTATCTACACCCCAGTGCATCGCTACGCGCGTGACATTATTGTCAGCCTGAATCACTGGATGAACGGTTGGGTAGATTGGAATGCAGTATTAGATGCCAAAGGCGGCCCTAACCATGCCGGAAATTTCTGTGGTGCGCCGATCATGATTGATACGGAAACGGGCTATGTCTACTACACACCGATTTACGATGTGTTAGCACAGTTCAGCCGCACGATTCGTCCCGGTGATAAAGCCGTCAAAACCGATACCTTGTTAGGCGGATTGGAACAGGATGATTTGCATGCCAGTGCAACGCTGAATGAATCAGGATTGCTGAGTGTGCAACTGCTGAACACGACCAAGAAGCCGATACAATTTGATTTGGTGATTGGTGCGCAGAGTGCGCTGATAACCCTGCCAGCGAATGCGTTGCAAACGGTGAGGGTTCAACTTTAA
- the cspE gene encoding transcription antiterminator/RNA stability regulator CspE translates to MSDKSTGLVKWFDETKGFGFITQDNGGKDVFVHFRAIVSDGFKTLAEGQNVRFNVEQGQKGPQATNVEAL, encoded by the coding sequence ATGTCTGATAAATCGACTGGTCTGGTAAAATGGTTCGACGAAACTAAAGGTTTTGGCTTCATTACTCAAGACAACGGTGGCAAGGACGTATTCGTTCACTTCCGTGCAATCGTTTCTGACGGTTTCAAAACTCTGGCTGAAGGTCAGAACGTACGTTTTAACGTTGAGCAAGGCCAAAAAGGTCCTCAAGCGACTAACGTAGAAGCGCTGTAA
- a CDS encoding 3'-5' exonuclease, whose product MPSTSANTVVVLDFETTGLSPNMGDRAIEIGAVKLVDGEVVDTFQELMNPGFRVSSFIEGYTGITNNMLRTASGCEGVMSRFAEFIAGFNLVAHNASFDKRFLDAELARFHAGYSGQFTCSMLIARRLIQDSPTHKLGDLVHFKGIANDGVFHRALADAEMTARLWLLMLDELDQQGIANPTFAMMQTISRTSKQALPAFFNKQRSKASL is encoded by the coding sequence ATGCCATCCACATCCGCTAATACCGTTGTCGTACTCGACTTCGAAACCACAGGTTTATCACCTAACATGGGCGATCGCGCCATTGAAATCGGTGCGGTAAAGCTGGTTGACGGTGAGGTAGTCGACACCTTTCAGGAATTGATGAACCCAGGCTTTCGCGTCAGCAGTTTTATCGAAGGGTACACAGGCATCACTAACAATATGCTTCGCACCGCATCAGGTTGCGAAGGTGTCATGAGTCGCTTTGCTGAGTTTATCGCTGGCTTTAATCTTGTGGCTCACAACGCCTCTTTCGATAAGCGTTTTTTGGATGCGGAGTTAGCGCGTTTTCATGCAGGATATTCCGGTCAGTTTACTTGCTCAATGCTGATTGCCCGCCGCCTGATTCAAGACTCCCCTACCCATAAACTTGGCGATCTCGTGCATTTTAAGGGCATTGCCAATGATGGCGTTTTCCACCGCGCTTTGGCGGATGCTGAAATGACAGCAAGGCTCTGGCTTCTGATGCTGGATGAACTGGATCAGCAAGGTATCGCTAATCCTACCTTTGCAATGATGCAAACTATCAGCAGAACCAGCAAACAGGCTTTGCCTGCTTTTTTTAACAAGCAACGCAGTAAAGCCAGCCTTTAA
- a CDS encoding substrate-binding periplasmic protein: MSGEGMNIPGKSLLNSAIRYLFALPLLIASQPAISQTFTVMTEDFAPFGYVENGKLTGLSVEIVREIFAIVEHPDDIELLPWARAFKETQRKENRILFSMSRTKAREPMFKWVGPLVEDRVSFFCRKDGKVDIQSLDDAREVSSILVTRGFPETDFLQAQEFNNLHMTNSPTQSFTMLAMGRGDLAPIGEFAYKSMIQKSDIAPDAIEKTDITLFNIQLYIAFSKNTSDEEIARWQAALDQVKASGKYAEIISKYSELEQ; encoded by the coding sequence ATGTCAGGTGAAGGAATGAATATACCGGGTAAGTCGTTGTTAAACTCCGCCATTCGATACCTTTTTGCACTGCCGCTGCTGATAGCCAGCCAGCCCGCAATATCCCAAACATTCACTGTCATGACGGAAGATTTTGCTCCGTTTGGTTATGTGGAAAACGGCAAGCTGACAGGTTTATCGGTCGAGATAGTGAGGGAAATCTTCGCGATAGTGGAACATCCTGACGATATAGAGCTCCTACCCTGGGCGCGAGCCTTCAAAGAAACACAACGGAAAGAAAACCGTATTCTTTTTTCCATGAGCCGGACCAAAGCACGCGAGCCAATGTTTAAGTGGGTTGGGCCTTTGGTTGAGGACAGGGTAAGTTTTTTTTGCCGCAAAGATGGCAAGGTAGATATCCAATCATTGGATGATGCACGAGAAGTGAGCTCTATTCTTGTCACTCGAGGTTTTCCAGAAACGGACTTTCTCCAAGCTCAAGAGTTCAACAATCTCCACATGACCAATTCGCCCACACAAAGTTTCACCATGTTAGCGATGGGACGGGGGGATTTGGCACCGATTGGGGAGTTTGCCTACAAGTCGATGATACAAAAAAGCGATATTGCTCCGGATGCCATCGAGAAAACCGACATTACATTGTTCAACATTCAGCTTTATATCGCTTTCTCTAAAAACACGTCAGACGAAGAGATAGCCCGCTGGCAAGCGGCGTTGGATCAGGTGAAAGCGTCGGGCAAATACGCAGAGATCATCAGTAAATATTCTGAATTAGAACAGTAA
- a CDS encoding VOC family protein, whose translation MFTGITIEAKLGQSLYAFYQDILGMKLTDSGWRFDGESASLSFVPSETYYQPTPTDVFWKIGITVVDLDAACQWLRSQGINVSAPRQFQDIGYLAHLSDPSGLTIELLQTTFEGNRKENCPLTHPIADGATLAHITLRCHNENAMQAWADSLGLTLKSIQPVTSYGFTLYFYSFIDEPLPEPDLCAVNNREWLWQRPYTLLEFQLVHSAPPFMLPSKEASGLFSFEADGEDITSQDLKDAGIGK comes from the coding sequence GTGTTCACAGGCATTACCATCGAAGCAAAGCTGGGTCAGAGTCTTTACGCTTTCTATCAAGACATTCTGGGCATGAAACTCACTGATTCTGGCTGGCGGTTTGACGGCGAAAGCGCGTCGCTTTCTTTCGTTCCGTCTGAAACTTATTACCAACCAACACCAACCGATGTTTTTTGGAAGATAGGCATTACCGTCGTGGACTTGGATGCTGCCTGCCAATGGCTTCGATCGCAAGGTATTAATGTCTCAGCGCCACGCCAGTTTCAGGATATTGGCTACCTCGCCCATCTCTCTGACCCAAGCGGTTTAACCATTGAGTTGCTGCAAACCACCTTTGAGGGTAACAGGAAGGAAAACTGCCCACTGACGCACCCGATAGCCGATGGAGCAACGCTGGCACATATTACCCTCCGTTGTCATAACGAAAATGCTATGCAGGCATGGGCGGATAGCTTGGGTCTGACGCTAAAATCCATCCAACCTGTCACCAGTTACGGCTTTACACTCTATTTCTATTCTTTTATTGATGAGCCTCTGCCTGAGCCGGATTTATGTGCCGTGAATAATCGTGAGTGGCTGTGGCAGCGTCCTTACACTTTGCTGGAGTTTCAACTGGTTCATAGTGCACCGCCTTTCATGTTGCCTTCTAAAGAAGCAAGTGGCCTATTTAGCTTTGAAGCTGATGGCGAAGATATTACGTCGCAAGATCTCAAAGATGCGGGAATAGGAAAATAG
- a CDS encoding GGDEF domain-containing protein, translating into MPDFKDILDIHPNPCVIHINFVPKYANNAFAKFSGMASAEDVLSLPSIRVLFEEEHWPEAQRRYNHAIETGIPTQPEVINHMDLKGNPMIAEITDKVIDWYGEKAMCTFVSVVTDQIRRERTLRDMANRDDLTNLYNRRYLLDLFSERHAAQQRRQYLAMADIDHFKRINDTFGHPVGDIVLRRFAQEIEDFTAPDEYAFRLGGEEFALLIWADNHTEATARLEQLRQSVQDCEVRVSHPNSQPLTISCAISIGATVLDVTEDFLSASLRADEALYIAKKTGRNRVINYDESAENAPEKN; encoded by the coding sequence ATGCCAGACTTTAAAGACATACTCGACATCCACCCCAATCCCTGCGTTATTCACATTAACTTTGTCCCTAAGTATGCCAACAACGCATTCGCAAAGTTCAGTGGAATGGCGAGTGCAGAAGATGTGCTGAGTCTGCCCTCTATCCGTGTGCTCTTTGAAGAGGAACACTGGCCAGAAGCGCAGCGCCGCTACAATCATGCGATAGAAACTGGGATCCCAACACAGCCTGAAGTCATCAATCATATGGACCTGAAAGGGAATCCAATGATCGCAGAAATTACGGATAAAGTGATTGATTGGTATGGCGAAAAAGCCATGTGCACGTTTGTAAGTGTGGTGACCGACCAAATCCGTCGTGAACGCACTTTGCGTGATATGGCAAACCGGGACGATCTCACCAATCTTTATAACCGCCGTTATCTGTTAGATCTGTTCAGCGAGCGTCATGCCGCCCAGCAGCGCCGTCAGTACCTCGCCATGGCGGACATAGACCACTTCAAACGTATCAACGATACCTTTGGCCATCCAGTCGGTGATATCGTGCTCCGTCGTTTTGCTCAGGAAATTGAAGACTTCACTGCGCCAGATGAGTATGCGTTTCGTTTAGGCGGGGAGGAGTTTGCATTGCTTATCTGGGCGGATAACCATACCGAGGCCACGGCGCGCTTAGAACAGTTAAGGCAATCAGTACAAGACTGTGAAGTCAGGGTCAGTCACCCAAATTCACAGCCTCTGACGATTAGCTGTGCAATTTCCATCGGCGCTACTGTACTTGATGTGACAGAAGACTTTCTCTCCGCCAGCCTACGCGCAGACGAAGCTCTTTACATAGCGAAAAAGACTGGGCGTAACCGCGTGATCAATTACGACGAGTCTGCTGAAAATGCACCAGAAAAAAACTAA
- a CDS encoding transporter substrate-binding domain-containing diguanylate cyclase, producing MHLLRLCRFVCSVVVFVLGISQSVALAETDKDTIIVTNSHSWKPFAFSENGIAKGVLVDYWKLFGEINNTPVEFALSDWNDSLVAMQEGGRKVHAGLLYSESRDEYLDYVFPLFEISTTLYVVNDAEELKTQGVVPGMVVGVVRGGFEEEYLKNRYPLVATMGFDNNAALIQAARNGKIKRMLVDTQVATYYLLQQDRPLGFVPIERMYKKMLYAAVPAGNELLQREIESGIKNIPPHEIDRIKQKWLNTSRTTKIPSWLWPLVGSVLLLGTASYIILLKKAVRRKTRALKALNSKLEEYAFTDSLTGLMNRRGLDRVFASKRVKSMLKRGQLGVLMLDVDHFKQINDKYGHSKGDEVLNNLGRVLSNYLREAVAISRLGGEEICLLVSAEALHDLEVNADYVRSFIVPQASQEGIGLTVTASVGALLVDKDGKETSLEALLHHADRLMYQAKEAGRNRVMLGSLSSQQHHRYPSQVSA from the coding sequence ATGCATTTGCTTCGGTTATGCCGATTCGTCTGTAGCGTTGTGGTATTTGTACTGGGGATCTCCCAGTCAGTTGCGTTGGCTGAAACGGATAAAGACACCATTATCGTGACGAACTCTCATAGCTGGAAGCCATTTGCTTTCTCTGAAAATGGCATCGCTAAAGGAGTGTTGGTCGATTACTGGAAGTTATTTGGGGAGATCAACAATACGCCCGTTGAGTTTGCGCTTTCTGACTGGAATGACTCGTTGGTTGCGATGCAAGAAGGTGGGCGCAAAGTACACGCTGGTTTGCTCTATTCCGAATCTCGCGACGAATATCTGGATTACGTTTTTCCCCTTTTTGAAATCTCCACCACTTTATACGTAGTCAATGATGCTGAAGAGCTGAAAACACAGGGCGTCGTACCGGGCATGGTTGTCGGTGTGGTGCGTGGTGGCTTTGAAGAGGAGTACCTGAAGAACCGTTATCCGCTCGTTGCTACCATGGGCTTTGATAACAATGCCGCCCTAATTCAGGCCGCGCGTAATGGCAAAATTAAGCGCATGCTGGTCGATACCCAAGTTGCTACCTATTATCTGCTTCAACAGGATAGGCCTCTGGGGTTTGTTCCCATTGAACGCATGTACAAAAAAATGCTGTACGCAGCGGTACCTGCAGGCAACGAACTGCTTCAACGCGAAATCGAAAGTGGTATCAAGAATATTCCTCCCCATGAAATCGATCGCATCAAACAAAAATGGCTGAACACCAGCAGGACCACGAAAATACCAAGCTGGCTTTGGCCACTGGTAGGTTCAGTCTTGTTATTGGGCACAGCCAGCTACATTATCTTGCTGAAGAAAGCTGTAAGACGAAAAACCCGTGCTCTCAAAGCGTTGAACAGCAAACTTGAGGAATATGCCTTCACAGATTCCTTGACGGGCTTGATGAACCGCCGGGGTCTCGACAGGGTGTTCGCCAGTAAGCGGGTCAAAAGCATGCTGAAACGTGGTCAACTGGGTGTATTGATGCTCGATGTGGATCACTTCAAGCAAATTAACGACAAATATGGCCATTCAAAAGGCGATGAAGTGCTGAACAATCTTGGCCGGGTACTGAGCAACTACCTGCGTGAGGCGGTAGCGATATCCCGCTTAGGGGGAGAAGAGATTTGCTTGTTGGTGTCGGCGGAAGCTCTGCACGATCTGGAGGTAAATGCCGATTATGTTCGTAGCTTCATTGTACCGCAGGCATCCCAAGAGGGTATTGGGCTAACTGTTACTGCATCTGTTGGTGCGTTATTGGTAGACAAAGACGGAAAAGAAACGTCACTTGAAGCGCTGCTTCATCACGCCGACCGATTGATGTATCAGGCGAAAGAAGCGGGACGCAACAGAGTGATGCTGGGCTCCCTGTCCAGCCAACAGCATCATAGATATCCAAGTCAGGTCAGTGCTTAG
- the pykF gene encoding pyruvate kinase PykF, with product MKKTKIVCTIGPKTESVEMLTKLADAGMNVMRLNFSHGDFEEHGTRISNLRQVMENSSKQLAILLDTKGPEIRTIKLEGGNDVSLVAGQTFTFTTDASVVGNAERVAVTYLGFAKDLVAGNTILVDDGLIEMEVLETTETDVICKVLNNGDLGENKGVNLPGVSVNLPALSEKDKGDLVFGCEQGVDFVAASFIRKASDVKEIRELLAANGGENIQIISKIENQEGVDNFDEILELSDGIMVARGDLGVEIPAEEVIFAQKMMIEKCNRARKVVITATQMLDSMIKNPRPTRAEAGDVANAIMDGTDAVMLSGETAKGKYPVEAVTIMAQIAKRTDAVLKAELGSRLDSSRLRITEAVCKGAVDTAEKLGAPLIVVATEAGKSARSIRKYFPTANIIAVTINEKTAAQLCLSKGVTSVVVDQFENTDEFYRRGKEIALESGLAAKGDIVVMVSGALVASGTTNTASVHVL from the coding sequence ATGAAAAAGACCAAAATCGTTTGTACGATTGGACCAAAAACCGAATCAGTAGAGATGCTGACTAAGCTGGCAGATGCAGGCATGAACGTAATGCGCCTGAACTTCTCGCATGGCGACTTCGAAGAGCACGGCACGCGCATCTCTAACCTGCGCCAGGTAATGGAAAACAGCAGCAAGCAACTGGCTATCCTGCTGGATACCAAGGGTCCTGAAATCCGCACCATCAAACTGGAAGGCGGCAACGATGTTTCTCTGGTTGCAGGTCAAACTTTTACTTTCACTACTGACGCCTCAGTAGTGGGTAACGCAGAACGCGTTGCAGTGACCTACCTTGGTTTTGCAAAAGACCTGGTTGCAGGTAACACCATCCTGGTTGATGATGGACTGATCGAGATGGAAGTTCTGGAAACCACAGAAACTGACGTTATTTGTAAAGTTCTGAACAATGGTGACCTAGGCGAAAACAAAGGCGTTAACCTGCCAGGCGTTTCCGTCAACCTGCCTGCACTGTCTGAAAAAGACAAAGGTGACCTGGTATTCGGTTGTGAGCAAGGCGTTGACTTCGTCGCTGCCTCTTTCATCCGTAAAGCGTCTGACGTTAAAGAAATTCGTGAACTTCTGGCTGCAAACGGCGGCGAGAACATCCAAATCATTTCTAAAATCGAAAACCAGGAAGGCGTTGATAACTTCGACGAGATCCTGGAGCTGTCTGACGGCATCATGGTTGCACGTGGCGACCTGGGTGTAGAAATCCCAGCAGAAGAAGTTATCTTCGCTCAGAAGATGATGATCGAGAAATGTAACCGCGCACGTAAAGTGGTTATCACTGCAACTCAAATGCTGGACTCAATGATCAAGAACCCACGTCCAACACGCGCAGAAGCGGGTGACGTAGCGAACGCGATCATGGACGGCACTGACGCAGTAATGCTGTCTGGTGAAACTGCAAAGGGTAAATACCCAGTTGAAGCTGTGACCATCATGGCGCAAATCGCGAAGCGTACTGATGCAGTACTGAAAGCTGAACTGGGCTCACGTCTTGACAGCTCTCGTCTGCGTATCACTGAAGCAGTATGTAAAGGCGCTGTAGACACCGCTGAGAAGCTGGGTGCTCCTCTGATCGTTGTGGCAACTGAAGCAGGTAAGTCTGCGCGTTCTATCCGCAAGTACTTCCCAACTGCAAACATCATCGCTGTCACTATCAACGAGAAAACGGCTGCACAACTTTGCCTGAGCAAAGGCGTAACTTCAGTGGTTGTTGACCAGTTCGAAAACACTGACGAGTTCTACCGTCGTGGTAAAGAAATCGCTCTGGAGTCAGGTCTGGCTGCGAAAGGCGACATCGTTGTTATGGTTTCAGGCGCTCTGGTTGCTTCTGGTACGACTAACACTGCATCTGTACACGTTCTGTAA